From Bacillota bacterium, a single genomic window includes:
- a CDS encoding chemotaxis protein CheX translates to MKAQYIDPFYQATKEVFRLMLDLEVQRGALRIAKDLIPSKEASVIIGATGDLSGSILYSFPKDMTLTMVKIMSGMELNKLDSFVVSALGEVANIISGNAMTLLSANNWHCDITPPQVVIGASDSLSMATDVALVIPMQTAIGDFDINITLRENKA, encoded by the coding sequence ATGAAAGCACAATACATAGATCCCTTCTATCAGGCAACGAAAGAAGTTTTCCGCCTCATGCTAGACTTAGAGGTGCAAAGGGGTGCTCTGCGGATAGCGAAGGACCTCATTCCCAGCAAAGAGGCCAGTGTAATCATCGGGGCCACCGGAGATTTGTCCGGCTCCATCCTGTACAGCTTTCCCAAGGACATGACTTTGACCATGGTGAAAATTATGTCGGGAATGGAGCTGAACAAGCTAGACAGCTTCGTCGTCTCAGCCCTGGGCGAGGTCGCCAACATTATCAGCGGCAATGCGATGACGCTGCTGAGTGCCAACAACTGGCACTGCGATATTACCCCGCCCCAGGTGGTAATCGGGGCCTCCGATTCCCTGTCGATGGCCACCGACGTGGCCCTAGTCATCCCGATGCAGACAGCCATTGGAGACTTTGATATCAATATTACCCTTAGAGAAAACAAAGCCTAA
- a CDS encoding DUF4886 domain-containing protein has protein sequence MDKDNQRTLKVLAIGNSFSEDATYHLYDIAAACGAQDIKIGNLYIGGCSLATHWENAKGNIPAYRYDKNTDGTWRYAEDRTLLEGLQDEAWDIITLQQVSHFSGLRATYTEDDVLTNLIDYVNTHRANPDAQLAWHMTWAYQADSTHEFFHLYDHDQTKMYNEIVTTVKEEIRGNQAFATIIPTGTAIQNVRTSPVGDTLTRDGFHLSWNLGRYIAALTYLVALTGWSIDELTYVPDDREIPPEYLPIIKEAVAAAVENPFQVTQSSYR, from the coding sequence ATGGACAAGGATAACCAACGCACTTTGAAGGTGTTAGCCATCGGCAACAGTTTCAGTGAAGATGCAACCTACCACCTATATGACATCGCAGCAGCCTGTGGAGCCCAGGACATTAAGATTGGAAATCTGTACATCGGCGGATGCAGCCTAGCCACCCACTGGGAAAATGCCAAGGGGAATATTCCAGCCTATCGCTACGACAAAAACACCGATGGAACCTGGCGATACGCGGAAGACCGGACACTGCTTGAGGGCCTGCAAGACGAAGCCTGGGACATCATCACTCTCCAGCAGGTCAGCCACTTCAGCGGGCTTAGGGCTACCTACACTGAAGACGATGTGTTGACCAACCTAATTGATTATGTCAATACCCATAGGGCCAACCCCGATGCCCAACTGGCTTGGCATATGACCTGGGCCTATCAGGCCGACAGTACCCACGAGTTCTTTCACTTGTATGATCATGATCAAACCAAGATGTATAACGAAATAGTAACCACCGTCAAGGAAGAGATCCGGGGAAACCAAGCCTTCGCTACCATCATCCCCACGGGCACCGCGATCCAAAATGTCCGCACCAGTCCCGTCGGGGACACCCTAACAAGGGATGGTTTTCACTTAAGCTGGAACCTAGGCCGATATATCGCAGCCTTGACCTACCTGGTTGCGTTGACGGGTTGGTCCATCGATGAGCTCACCTATGTTCCCGATGACCGAGAGATTCCACCGGAATATCTTCCGATTATCAAGGAAGCCGTCGCGGCCGCTGTAGAAAACCCCTTCCAGGTCACACAATCCAGCTATCGCTAG
- a CDS encoding RidA family protein — protein MSQVENKLRELGFELPTPPSPVAAYVPAVRTGNLVFISGQGTNVNGEWKYQGKVGSDYTVEEGYQAAQWVILNALAVLKAEIGDLDRVKRIVKLLAWVNSAPGFNQQPAVVNGASELLVKIFGERGKHARSAVSAHELPFDTTVEIEMIVEVD, from the coding sequence TTGAGTCAAGTGGAAAATAAGCTGCGTGAGTTGGGATTTGAACTACCGACACCACCGAGTCCGGTGGCTGCCTATGTTCCTGCCGTGCGAACGGGGAACCTGGTGTTTATTTCCGGTCAAGGCACCAATGTCAATGGCGAGTGGAAGTACCAAGGTAAGGTAGGCTCCGATTACACCGTGGAAGAAGGGTATCAGGCGGCGCAATGGGTGATCCTCAATGCTTTGGCGGTCCTGAAAGCAGAAATTGGGGATCTCGACCGGGTGAAGCGGATAGTGAAGCTCTTGGCCTGGGTCAACAGCGCCCCGGGCTTCAACCAGCAACCGGCGGTGGTAAATGGGGCCTCGGAGCTGTTGGTGAAGATCTTTGGCGAAAGGGGTAAGCACGCCCGCTCCGCGGTCTCTGCCCATGAACTTCCCTTTGATACCACCGTTGAAATTGAGATGATTGTCGAAGTCGATTAG
- a CDS encoding ABC transporter permease → MAAKEMQLEDRTRGINAVPNDDEVISLGTLIKRRFLRNKLAIVSGIVIIILYLGAIFAEFVAPHGLNVDHPEYAYMPPQRLRFVDAEGNFHWRPFVYDMKKGYDEETWELIYTEDTSKMHPLRLFVRGDRYKLWGLWESDLHLFGVEGGYFFPLGTDRFGRDQLTNVIYGSRVSLTIGLLGVIMSITIGSIMGAISGYYGGWVDMVIQRVIELLRSFPRLPLWMALSAAIPLTWSPLKVYFGIVTLLAFIDWTGLAREVRAKVLSYREEAYVLASKSLGASDAWTILTHVIPNTASHILVVGTLALPGMILGESTLSFLGLGIQPPMTSWGVLLQEAQNVQTLQTYPWLLIPGLFIMITVLAFNFLGDGVRDAIDPYSD, encoded by the coding sequence ATGGCTGCAAAAGAGATGCAATTGGAGGATCGAACGCGAGGTATCAACGCAGTACCTAACGACGACGAAGTCATATCCTTAGGCACGCTGATCAAACGGCGCTTCCTGCGGAACAAGCTGGCGATCGTATCCGGTATTGTGATTATCATCCTGTATTTGGGAGCGATATTCGCCGAGTTCGTGGCTCCCCACGGTCTGAACGTCGACCATCCCGAGTACGCCTATATGCCTCCGCAGCGTCTGCGCTTCGTCGATGCCGAGGGCAATTTCCACTGGCGTCCCTTCGTTTACGATATGAAAAAGGGCTATGACGAAGAGACTTGGGAGCTTATCTATACCGAAGACACTTCAAAGATGCACCCCCTGAGACTGTTTGTCAGGGGTGACAGGTACAAGCTATGGGGTCTGTGGGAGTCGGACCTTCACCTCTTTGGTGTTGAAGGGGGGTATTTCTTCCCCTTGGGTACCGATAGATTCGGAAGAGATCAGCTGACCAACGTCATCTACGGTTCCCGAGTGTCATTGACCATTGGTTTGCTGGGGGTGATCATGAGTATCACTATTGGATCGATCATGGGCGCGATCTCCGGGTACTACGGCGGTTGGGTTGATATGGTGATTCAGCGTGTAATTGAGCTGCTGCGCTCTTTCCCCAGGCTGCCCTTATGGATGGCTTTGAGTGCCGCGATTCCGCTGACCTGGTCGCCGTTAAAGGTGTATTTCGGTATTGTCACCTTGCTGGCGTTCATCGATTGGACCGGATTGGCCCGAGAGGTTCGAGCCAAGGTTCTGTCCTATCGGGAAGAGGCATATGTACTGGCGTCAAAGAGCTTAGGGGCGTCAGATGCCTGGACGATTCTCACTCACGTAATTCCCAATACCGCCAGTCACATTTTAGTCGTTGGAACCCTGGCTTTGCCCGGGATGATTCTAGGGGAAAGCACCCTCAGTTTCTTGGGGCTGGGGATACAGCCGCCTATGACCAGCTGGGGGGTGTTGCTGCAAGAGGCGCAGAATGTGCAAACGCTGCAGACCTATCCCTGGCTGCTTATTCCTGGTCTGTTCATTATGATCACGGTCCTGGCGTTCAACTTCCTCGGTGATGGAGTAAGGGACGCTATCGATCCATATTCTGACTAA
- a CDS encoding acyltransferase, with the protein MEKRKATSPGSGYWYSIDALRTIAVLSVVAIHTVPFEQIYPNFTFALTNIFGRFAVPFFFIVSGYLYALRLQAATSVWSVLRRRLSYLVSVYLLWSLVYRMYQIFVEGHRIFFARWAVKNFLINLFFNGIQYHLWYMAALIMAIVAITLYHRYLGDRRWPLVVIALILYGIGVMGDTYYGLFAKNPLIAWITRQLWTTRNGFFFGIPLFAAGYLVSFYPVERDRRRIYGLALVASLALLIVEAVTLEAKGIPKDYNIYLSLIPLSVSLLLVCLVNPHWMKDTVLTRLAKYSFGIYLVHLAPHMILSRFYSPRLHQNPWFELVYTPVVFLVSLGLTALLYHVPLTFLNRFVRQPRGRAVGGSAPGVNL; encoded by the coding sequence ATGGAAAAAAGGAAAGCAACGAGTCCAGGGTCAGGGTATTGGTACAGCATCGATGCTCTAAGGACAATAGCGGTTTTATCCGTTGTAGCGATTCATACGGTTCCCTTTGAACAGATTTATCCTAACTTCACCTTCGCCTTAACTAACATTTTCGGACGATTTGCCGTTCCCTTTTTCTTTATTGTTTCGGGGTATTTGTATGCATTACGACTGCAGGCCGCCACCAGTGTTTGGTCCGTTCTGCGCCGCAGACTCTCCTATCTTGTTAGTGTCTACCTGTTGTGGTCGCTGGTGTATCGCATGTACCAGATCTTTGTCGAGGGGCATCGGATCTTCTTTGCTCGCTGGGCAGTAAAGAACTTCTTAATTAATCTGTTCTTTAACGGTATTCAATACCATCTGTGGTATATGGCAGCTCTCATCATGGCCATCGTTGCCATCACGCTGTACCATCGCTATCTGGGGGACAGAAGGTGGCCTTTGGTTGTGATCGCCTTGATCCTGTATGGAATCGGTGTAATGGGGGACACCTATTACGGACTCTTTGCCAAGAACCCCTTGATTGCCTGGATTACCCGTCAGTTGTGGACGACCCGCAACGGCTTTTTCTTCGGGATTCCCCTATTTGCAGCGGGATATTTAGTTAGTTTCTATCCGGTGGAAAGGGACCGCCGGCGGATTTACGGTCTCGCCCTGGTGGCTTCCCTGGCGCTGCTTATCGTCGAGGCGGTGACCTTGGAGGCGAAGGGAATTCCCAAGGACTATAATATCTATCTGTCCCTAATTCCCTTGTCGGTATCCTTGCTGCTGGTATGCTTGGTCAATCCCCACTGGATGAAGGACACTGTGCTGACGCGGCTTGCGAAGTATAGTTTCGGGATTTACTTGGTGCACTTAGCGCCGCACATGATCCTTTCCCGTTTCTACAGCCCTCGGCTGCACCAGAATCCTTGGTTTGAGCTGGTGTATACACCGGTGGTGTTCCTGGTCTCCCTTGGTTTGACGGCACTGTTATACCATGTTCCCCTTACCTTCTTGAATCGGTTTGTGCGTCAACCGCGAGGGCGAGCGGTGGGTGGCAGTGCGCCGGGAGTTAACCTATGA
- a CDS encoding ABC transporter permease: MLNYFTRRLLYMIPLLLLVSFLAFVVLNLPPGDFLSTYQRTLITQEGVNREEAMKLVENLRRQYNLDKPFLYQYLTWMKNIILKGDFGYSFQYGRPVGEVIWPRLGATLAISLSSLVLTWMVAIPIGIYSATHKYQLSDYFFTFVAFFGLSVPNFFLALVLMYVMVFVFNSPAIGGLFSPQYAMAPWSWAKFVDMLKHVWIAVVVVGLGSTASIMRIMRSNLLDVLNMQYVQTARAKGLKETTVIMKHAVRNAIQPLIMTLGMQFPRLLEGSMVVSIVLTLPTTGPMFHQALMSQDMYLAGSFLMMLAFMLLIGNLLADLVLAQVDPRIRYE; this comes from the coding sequence ATGCTGAACTACTTCACACGCAGGCTCTTATACATGATTCCGCTATTGCTCCTGGTCAGCTTTCTTGCCTTTGTGGTTCTTAATCTGCCTCCGGGCGATTTCCTTAGCACCTATCAGCGAACGTTGATCACCCAGGAAGGGGTTAATCGCGAGGAAGCTATGAAGCTGGTAGAAAACCTACGGCGGCAGTATAACCTCGATAAGCCCTTTCTTTATCAATATCTAACTTGGATGAAAAACATTATCCTCAAAGGAGATTTCGGTTATTCCTTCCAATATGGCCGGCCGGTGGGAGAAGTGATCTGGCCCCGGCTGGGAGCCACCCTGGCCATTTCCTTGAGCAGTCTTGTCTTAACTTGGATGGTGGCTATTCCCATCGGGATTTACTCGGCGACCCATAAGTACCAACTCAGCGACTACTTCTTTACCTTCGTGGCTTTCTTCGGGCTGTCGGTTCCTAACTTCTTCCTGGCTCTGGTTCTGATGTATGTGATGGTCTTTGTCTTCAATTCCCCGGCCATCGGGGGGTTGTTTTCTCCGCAGTATGCCATGGCACCCTGGTCCTGGGCCAAGTTTGTAGACATGCTTAAGCATGTCTGGATCGCCGTTGTTGTGGTAGGTCTGGGTAGTACCGCCAGCATCATGCGCATCATGCGCAGTAATCTCCTGGACGTTCTGAACATGCAGTACGTGCAGACCGCTAGAGCTAAGGGTCTGAAGGAAACTACAGTAATCATGAAGCATGCTGTGCGCAACGCCATTCAGCCTTTGATCATGACTTTGGGAATGCAGTTTCCCCGTCTCCTTGAGGGATCAATGGTTGTCTCGATTGTGCTGACCCTTCCGACCACAGGGCCAATGTTCCATCAGGCGCTGATGTCCCAGGACATGTATCTGGCCGGTTCCTTCTTGATGATGCTGGCCTTCATGCTCTTGATCGGTAATCTGCTTGCCGACTTGGTCTTGGCCCAAGTCGACCCACGGATTAGATATGAGTAG
- a CDS encoding hemerythrin family protein, translating to MMWKEKYRVGVDLIDHQHYELFSRVSQFLQAMQEEGDWDSKLDEVKRTMVFMQNYVVEHFTDEERYQREISYPGYEAHKKAHDDFKATVGEYAKSFESEGYTQELVQEFGAKLMTWLIMHVAAADQRIGAYVRQQGGEGQ from the coding sequence ATGATGTGGAAGGAAAAGTACCGGGTGGGCGTTGATTTAATTGATCACCAGCACTACGAACTCTTCAGTCGGGTCTCCCAATTCTTGCAAGCGATGCAGGAGGAGGGTGACTGGGATAGCAAGCTTGACGAGGTAAAGCGTACCATGGTCTTTATGCAAAATTACGTAGTTGAGCACTTTACCGACGAGGAGAGATACCAGCGGGAAATCAGTTATCCCGGGTACGAGGCCCACAAGAAGGCCCACGACGATTTTAAAGCCACTGTCGGGGAGTATGCCAAGAGTTTTGAGAGCGAAGGCTATACCCAAGAGTTGGTGCAGGAGTTTGGAGCCAAGCTGATGACCTGGCTGATCATGCATGTGGCAGCGGCTGACCAGAGGATTGGAGCCTATGTCCGGCAACAGGGGGGCGAAGGCCAATGA
- a CDS encoding amidohydrolase/deacetylase family metallohydrolase codes for MSLLLEGVRPAPGVKVQAAQQVFVSDAIVDILIDDSGNIVQVGAGPRSSLSLECPSLDCSGLMISPGWTDLHTHIYTGGSDFSLSPELIGPTTGVLNLVDAGSAGEGNFSGLVRYVIEPAEFPILASLNIGSIGLVAANRVSEVAFPTSIHVQETIECARRYSDYICAIKVRSCGEVVGEAGITPLRQAREVADVLGLPLIVHIGLAEPTLPEILSLLRPGDMVTHIFHGKENNTFLHYGKEVQAALARGIWIDVGHGVASFSYRVARQAIEAGIYPHTISTDLHGWSVDGPVWDLPTTMSKLLALGMPLESVIAAVTVKPAEFLRRPNWGQIQVGAKARLTVFELVERIGTDGAGGIVIADSLGDGLSISRFFQPRYTIYGTKWWQASSRFLRELEQ; via the coding sequence GTGTCGCTACTCTTAGAAGGGGTCCGGCCGGCGCCTGGAGTCAAAGTGCAGGCGGCCCAGCAGGTCTTTGTCAGCGATGCCATCGTAGACATCCTCATTGACGACAGCGGTAATATTGTTCAAGTGGGAGCCGGTCCTCGGTCTAGCCTGTCCCTTGAGTGTCCTAGTCTAGATTGTTCCGGGCTGATGATCTCCCCTGGATGGACAGATCTACATACTCATATTTATACCGGGGGAAGCGACTTTAGTTTATCGCCGGAGTTAATCGGCCCAACAACGGGAGTGTTGAACCTAGTTGATGCCGGCAGTGCCGGTGAGGGAAACTTCTCCGGCCTAGTCCGGTACGTCATTGAACCGGCAGAGTTTCCCATCCTAGCAAGTTTGAACATCGGCTCCATTGGCTTAGTTGCTGCCAATCGGGTCAGTGAGGTAGCCTTTCCAACCTCAATTCATGTCCAGGAAACCATCGAATGTGCTCGCCGGTATTCGGATTACATCTGCGCCATCAAGGTACGCAGTTGTGGCGAGGTGGTTGGCGAAGCTGGGATTACACCTCTGCGTCAGGCCCGAGAGGTTGCCGACGTCCTGGGGCTGCCTCTCATCGTCCATATCGGACTGGCAGAGCCGACGTTACCGGAGATTCTCTCTTTGTTGCGGCCAGGGGATATGGTGACTCACATTTTCCATGGTAAAGAGAACAACACTTTTCTTCACTATGGGAAGGAAGTGCAGGCAGCGCTGGCACGGGGTATCTGGATTGATGTCGGTCACGGTGTGGCTAGTTTTTCCTATCGAGTGGCAAGACAAGCCATCGAGGCAGGAATCTATCCCCACACAATTTCTACTGATCTCCATGGCTGGAGTGTAGATGGACCGGTCTGGGACTTACCTACCACCATGTCCAAACTATTAGCTTTGGGGATGCCTCTGGAATCGGTGATAGCCGCGGTCACCGTCAAACCCGCAGAGTTTCTGCGTCGGCCAAACTGGGGGCAAATTCAGGTGGGAGCTAAGGCACGGTTGACGGTATTTGAATTGGTAGAAAGAATTGGAACCGACGGTGCCGGAGGCATTGTCATTGCAGACTCCTTGGGTGATGGCCTCAGTATTTCCAGATTCTTTCAACCTAGGTATACTATCTATGGTACGAAATGGTGGCAGGCTAGCTCTCGGTTCTTAAGGGAGTTGGAGCAATAG
- a CDS encoding ABC transporter permease — protein MSKGGISMASLEVEVNQQEMSPTIESPMRAVWRRFKRNRLAVIGLVVIIIFVLLAIFAPFLTPYDPNRADFRARNQPPSRQHWLGTDDMGRDILTRTLYGGRISLSVGLVSVGISLSLGVILGALSGYFGGWVDALIMRVADVFYSFPFLILAITATALLGPSIYNIMMILGVLSWPGPARLLRAEFLRLKNVEFVTASVAIGAKSKRTMFRHMLPNAIAPLLVSATLGVASSILSEAGLSFLGLGVPPPAPSWGNMLNRARPLHILRNMPWMWIPPGIAILLIVLSINFVGDGLRDALDPHQDAREKH, from the coding sequence ATGAGTAAAGGAGGGATATCGATGGCTAGTCTTGAGGTAGAAGTGAATCAACAGGAGATGTCTCCGACCATTGAATCTCCGATGCGGGCAGTCTGGAGGAGATTTAAGCGCAATCGCTTGGCAGTAATTGGTTTGGTAGTAATCATAATTTTTGTGCTGCTGGCGATCTTTGCTCCCTTCCTGACTCCCTATGATCCCAACCGAGCGGATTTTCGGGCCCGCAACCAACCTCCGTCTCGACAGCATTGGTTGGGAACCGACGACATGGGTAGGGATATCCTAACCCGAACCCTGTATGGCGGTCGGATCTCCCTGTCGGTGGGCTTGGTGTCGGTGGGAATTTCCCTAAGTCTCGGTGTGATTCTGGGTGCCCTGTCGGGATACTTCGGCGGTTGGGTGGATGCCCTGATCATGCGGGTGGCCGATGTGTTTTACAGTTTTCCCTTTTTGATTCTCGCCATCACGGCTACGGCACTGTTGGGCCCGTCGATCTACAACATCATGATGATCCTCGGTGTCCTGTCCTGGCCCGGTCCGGCTCGGTTGCTGCGGGCGGAGTTTCTCCGGTTGAAAAACGTGGAGTTTGTCACTGCCTCCGTTGCCATTGGGGCCAAGAGCAAGCGGACGATGTTCCGGCATATGCTTCCCAACGCGATTGCTCCCCTGTTGGTGTCGGCTACGCTGGGTGTAGCATCCTCGATTCTGTCAGAGGCGGGACTGAGTTTCTTAGGATTGGGAGTGCCACCACCGGCGCCCTCCTGGGGTAATATGCTCAATAGAGCGCGGCCCTTGCATATTCTGCGGAATATGCCCTGGATGTGGATTCCACCGGGGATTGCCATTCTGCTGATTGTGCTGAGTATTAACTTCGTCGGTGATGGGCTAAGGGATGCCCTTGATCCCCATCAGGACGCAAGAGAAAAGCATTGA
- a CDS encoding ABC transporter permease, translating to MWKYLVRRVVVQGIPVLFGFTLLLYLLITLAPGSPVQHLRGVPNLDPDVIAQREAQLGVDQPFIVQYVNWLRDVLRGDLGRSFDSSRRPVAELIAERMPATILLSSTSIILSWAIGIPVGILSARYQYTVLDYTITVLAFLGISVPSFFFGLILLYVFALRLNIAPAGGFFMAGEPFTILGMFRYLCLPALTLGLGSIASIARYMRSALLNVIQEDYLRTARAKGLSEGIVIYKHALRNALLPILTLVGFMIPSIFSGAVIIEDIFAWPGLGSLAIQATHERNYPVMMGINLMFAVLIFLGNIIADVSYALADPRIRYE from the coding sequence ATGTGGAAATATTTGGTTCGCAGAGTGGTTGTCCAAGGCATCCCGGTGCTCTTTGGCTTTACCCTGCTGCTTTATTTATTAATCACCCTGGCTCCCGGTAGTCCTGTTCAACATCTGCGGGGGGTACCTAATCTAGACCCCGATGTCATTGCCCAGCGTGAGGCCCAGTTGGGAGTGGATCAGCCCTTTATCGTTCAGTACGTTAACTGGCTCCGTGACGTCTTGCGAGGGGATTTGGGGCGTTCCTTCGACAGTTCTCGCCGACCGGTGGCGGAGTTAATTGCCGAGCGGATGCCAGCCACGATTCTACTATCCTCCACGTCGATTATTTTGAGTTGGGCAATTGGAATTCCGGTGGGAATATTATCGGCGCGGTATCAGTACACGGTGCTAGATTACACCATCACCGTTCTGGCCTTTTTGGGTATCTCAGTTCCCAGCTTTTTCTTTGGACTAATCCTTTTATATGTCTTTGCTCTGCGATTGAATATAGCTCCCGCCGGTGGCTTTTTCATGGCCGGAGAACCCTTTACCATTTTGGGCATGTTTCGCTATCTCTGTCTGCCGGCCTTGACCTTGGGCCTGGGAAGTATCGCCAGTATTGCCCGCTATATGCGGTCGGCTCTCTTGAACGTGATCCAAGAAGATTACCTCCGGACAGCCCGGGCCAAGGGATTAAGTGAGGGAATTGTGATCTACAAGCATGCCCTGCGCAATGCCTTGCTGCCGATTTTGACCTTGGTCGGGTTTATGATTCCCAGTATCTTTTCCGGGGCGGTGATCATCGAAGATATCTTTGCGTGGCCGGGCTTAGGCTCCTTGGCGATCCAAGCTACCCACGAGCGTAATTACCCGGTAATGATGGGGATCAACTTGATGTTTGCTGTTTTGATCTTCTTGGGGAACATCATCGCGGACGTATCCTACGCACTAGCCGATCCACGGATCCGCTATGAGTAA
- a CDS encoding SHOCT domain-containing protein encodes MTQPGWGTLFPYMLSFAVVVAVPLVIFLKRQRENAGSGLVPEDPAVDQLRDRYAAGEISWEEYQEEKAKLTK; translated from the coding sequence ATGACACAGCCCGGTTGGGGAACGTTGTTTCCATATATGCTGAGTTTTGCCGTAGTGGTTGCGGTGCCTCTGGTGATATTCCTCAAAAGACAGCGAGAAAATGCCGGTAGCGGCCTCGTCCCCGAGGACCCGGCCGTGGACCAACTCCGTGACCGCTACGCAGCCGGCGAGATTTCCTGGGAAGAGTATCAGGAGGAAAAGGCGAAATTAACCAAATAA
- a CDS encoding peptide ABC transporter, translating into MKKIGLLLLAVIFAVSSMAFAAEGPVQGGTFRYGITTNPRGMFNPILNTEVYDRYIVDQVFDGLIEIDRNLIPQPCVAKSWEISEDSRSITFYLHEGITFHDGAPLTARDVEYTYKTILHPHYTGVRYGDFRVLVGAEAYKNGESDEVPGIEVIDDYTIRFNTEKPHAPLLTSFGYGIMPAHLLADIPVGELETADFNSHPIGSGPFVFQEFKTDQHVILTANDNYFRGRPNIDTLVFQKIATDAVPIWIQQGRVDFVEIAPEQYPEVDAIDFVDLYVYEALSYNYIAFNLRQERMADVRVRQAMTYGFDRDTYVEVIREGFAIKANAPMPQASWAFTDEGINSYDYNPELARKMLAEAGWKPGRDGILQKDGMRLELELLVPEGSRANEQMALLFQQNMADLGIKINLVFMEFNAAVDRVDAREFDMFTMGWSLSVDPDPYGIWHSSSVWNDPGFFNERSDELIEMGREETDPEKRKEIYAEWQRVINYELPDIFLSYGVVIGAIHERVQGIDENPGPLGPLEGGLLLRSLWLSPEGK; encoded by the coding sequence GTGAAGAAGATTGGTTTGTTGTTGTTGGCTGTGATCTTCGCAGTGTCCAGCATGGCCTTTGCTGCCGAAGGACCTGTGCAGGGTGGAACCTTCCGGTATGGAATTACCACCAATCCCCGGGGCATGTTCAATCCCATTTTGAACACCGAGGTTTACGACCGGTACATTGTTGACCAAGTTTTTGATGGCTTGATTGAAATCGATCGCAACTTGATTCCCCAACCCTGCGTTGCCAAGAGTTGGGAGATCTCCGAAGATAGTCGCTCAATTACCTTTTACCTCCATGAAGGAATTACCTTCCATGACGGAGCTCCGCTCACCGCCAGAGACGTGGAGTATACTTACAAGACCATCCTTCATCCCCACTATACTGGGGTTCGGTACGGTGACTTCCGTGTGCTTGTAGGTGCGGAAGCCTATAAGAACGGAGAATCCGACGAGGTGCCGGGCATTGAAGTTATCGATGATTACACAATTCGCTTTAACACAGAAAAGCCCCATGCACCGCTGTTGACATCCTTTGGCTATGGAATTATGCCGGCTCATCTGCTAGCCGATATTCCGGTGGGTGAGCTGGAGACGGCAGACTTCAACAGCCATCCCATCGGTTCTGGACCCTTTGTGTTCCAAGAGTTCAAGACTGATCAGCACGTGATTCTCACGGCTAACGACAACTACTTCCGGGGTCGTCCCAATATTGACACCCTGGTATTTCAAAAGATTGCCACCGATGCTGTGCCGATTTGGATCCAGCAGGGTCGAGTAGACTTTGTTGAGATTGCTCCGGAACAGTATCCTGAGGTGGATGCAATCGATTTTGTCGACCTTTATGTGTACGAGGCTCTCAGCTACAATTACATTGCCTTTAACCTGCGGCAGGAGCGAATGGCCGACGTTCGGGTCCGGCAGGCAATGACCTATGGATTCGATCGCGATACCTATGTGGAAGTAATTCGGGAAGGTTTTGCCATCAAGGCCAATGCACCGATGCCTCAGGCTTCCTGGGCCTTTACCGATGAGGGTATCAACTCCTACGACTATAACCCTGAGTTGGCCCGGAAGATGTTGGCTGAGGCCGGTTGGAAGCCTGGAAGAGATGGAATTTTGCAGAAGGATGGTATGCGTCTGGAGCTAGAGCTTCTTGTTCCCGAGGGCTCTCGAGCCAACGAGCAAATGGCTCTATTGTTCCAGCAGAACATGGCGGACCTTGGCATTAAGATTAACCTAGTCTTTATGGAGTTCAACGCTGCCGTTGACAGGGTTGACGCCCGTGAGTTCGACATGTTCACCATGGGTTGGAGCCTAAGCGTGGATCCCGATCCTTACGGAATTTGGCACTCCTCTTCGGTCTGGAATGACCCCGGGTTCTTTAACGAACGTTCCGACGAGCTAATTGAAATGGGACGGGAGGAGACGGATCCGGAAAAGCGGAAGGAGATCTATGCTGAGTGGCAGCGAGTGATCAACTATGAACTGCCGGACATTTTCCTGAGCTACGGAGTAGTCATCGGTGCCATCCATGAGAGGGTTCAGGGTATCGATGAGAATCCCGGCCCCTTGGGTCCGCTAGAGGGTGGTTTGCTGCTGCGCAGCCTGTGGCTCTCGCCTGAGGGCAAATAG